Sequence from the Brevundimonas sp. SGAir0440 genome:
TTGTTCAGACCACGCGCCAATGAGCGCTTCGTGATGGTGTCAAGCGATCCGTCACGTGTGGGCCAGCGATATGACTCCATCATCATCGGAACCAGCGCGACAACGGCGTACACCGGTTACGGAACCGCGACCTTCGTAGGCGGGGTCGACAGCACGCAGTCACGGGTCTTTTCCTACGACGGGCTGGCGCAGGTGACGGTGAACGACGCCGACACCAAGGAAGAGAACGCCGCAGCCAAGCCCTGACGATCAGGCGGTCTCTTCATCCGCATCCGGCGCTTCGTCCGGCGTGACCACGCCGCCCGGATCGCGCTGGGCGGCCAGTTCGCGGGCGCCGACGCCGAGGCCTTGTTCGATAGCGCGGTTGGCGGCGACTTCGTCTTCGAGCGAGGGCTGGGTGTTGTCGGTATCGGCCATGATGGGCTCCTAAGTGTGGATTGCATCTGACAACCATGCGGTCGGGCCGATTGTTCCTAACGACCGAAAAACGGCTCCAGGCTGGCGCGGGATAGCGGACGGAAGATTAAGAACTGACCGTCCACCGTCACCGTGACCTCATGCGCCTGAGGGCGCTGCAACAGCGCGGGATCATCGAGCGACACGGCGCGGCCCGAGGCGATATCGCGCGCATCCAGCGCCGGGATCGTCGGCCGCCGGTTCTCGTTGGCGAGCGCCGACAGGAAACCCCGCACCTCATTGGCCTGCTGCTGGGGCGTCAGGGCCGCGCGAACGCGTGACCAGGCGGTCTGGATTGAGGTCGGCAGAGGCGCTCCGCTCGTCTGGGCGGACGCCTGGCCCGCTGCCACGACGATCGCGATCAACAGAGCCGGCAGGGAGGCTTTGAGCGTCATGCCGGGCAGGATGAAGCCGCCGGCGGCCAATGCAAGCTTCACTTTTCTGGCGCTCGCGGTGAACCTTCTGGCGTGGCGAGGCGTAAAGGCGGGAACAAGCGTCGCACTGGAAATCGAATGTCCTCCATAATCCGTCCCACGCCCCGCCAACGCACTCGTCGCCTGGTCGTTTTGGCCGCCGCACTCTTCGCCATCATCGTGCCCCTGGTTCAGAACCTGGCGGGCCTGGGTCTGAACCAGGCCGAGTTCGCCGCCGACGGCAACAGCACCCTGCGCGTTGCGGGCTACGCCTTCTCGATCTGGGGCCTGATCTATATCGGCATTCTGGCCTATGCGATCCGTCAGGCCCTGCCTCAGACGGGTGAAAGTCCGCTGCTGGGCCGAATGGGCCTGCCGTCCGCCGTCGCCTTCTTCGGCATCGGGTTCTGGATCATTGTCGCGGCCCTGAACCTGAAGGCCGCCAGCGTGGGCGTGATCTTCGCCTCGCTGATCGCGCTGTTGCTGCCGATGCTGGCCGTATCAGGCCATATCCGCGCGCTGCGGATGTTCGATCGCGAACGCATCCTGCTGGTCTGGCCTCTGGCGGCCCTGGCCGGCTGGCTGACGGTGGCTGCGCCGTTGAACCTGATCACGACGGCGACCGCGTTCAACGCCCTGCCCGCCGCCCTGTCGCCTGACCTGTGGGCCATCGTCGCCATTGTCGCCGTCACGCTCGTCGCCCTGGCGGTGACCGCCGTGCTGCGCACCCTCGCCTATCCGCTGCCGACCGCCTGGGGTCTTCTGGGCGCCTTCGTCGCCGAACAGGCGGACAAGCCGGCCGTCGCCTTCACGGCCTTGGCCGGCGCGATCGTCCTGCTGATCGGCGGCCTGCTGCTAACCTTCCGCCTGAGACCCGGCGTCGAACGGGCTCGCTAAGCCTCAAGGCTTGTCGGTGACTGCGTCGTCCTGAGGCGCGTGGTCATCGGCGCCCACGTCGAAGGCGCCGGTTTCGTCGAAGCCGACGCTGCCGACCCCGACGGCCGAGCCGGTCAGCCCCTGACGACGGCTGGTCAGAGCCGCTTCAGGCGCTGCGGCGTCCATCTCTGCGGTCGTTTCAGGATCGTTGGAACGATCCATCTGCTGGCCCGAGGCCGGGACGATGCGGTCGGTGTGCGGTTTGCTCACGCCTCGCCCTCCTCGGCGTCATCGGCCTGTTTCTGAGCCCGTTCAGCCAGGGCGGAGGTGCCGGCGTCGTCGGCGGCGATCTCGGGCAGATCGTCGTCCTCGGGGGTGGCGGCGGGGTCAATGGGCGTGTCGGTCATGGCGGCTCCTTTGGCTGTCGGGGCAATCAACCACATGCGATGGACGATGTTCCCCGATGTTGCGCCGCGCGGGCTGACATTCGGCCCATCTGCGGCTAGAAGCGCCGCCCATGAGCGCTCCTGAAAAGACCCCCCAGAAGTCGATGGCCGAACTGGCCGCCGAATACGGCCTGGCCCCTAATGAATATCAGGTCGTTCTCGACCGGCTGGGGCGCGAGCCCAACCATGTCGAGCTGGGCGTCTTTTCGGTCATGTGGTCCGAGCACTGCTCCTACAAGTCCTCAAAGATCCACCTGGGCAAGTTCCCCACGACCGGAGAGCGCGTCATCTGCGGGCCGGGCGAGAACGCCGGGGTGATCGACATCGACGACGGCGACGCCTGCATCTTCAAGATGGAGAGCCACAACCACCCCTCCTACATCGAGCCCTATCAGGGTGCGGCGACGGGCGTGGGCGGCATCATGCGCGACGTCTTCACCATGGGCGCGCGCCCGGTGGCCCTGCTGAACGCCCTGCGTTTCGGCGATCCCAGCCATGAGAAGACCAAGCGCCTGGTCAAGGGCGTGGTCTCCGGCATCGGCGGCTATGGCAACTGCGTCGGCGTGCCGACGGTCGCCGGCGAGACCAACTTCCACAAGGGTTACAACGGCAACATCCTGGTCAACGCCATGTGCGTGGGCCTGGCCCGCGCCGACGAAATCTATTATTCGGCCGCGCCGGAAGCAGGCCATGACGTCGTCTATTTCGGCTCCAAGACCGGCCGCGACGGCATCCACGGCGCCACCATGTCCTCGACCGAATTCGACGACGAGTCGGAGGCCAAGCGCCCCACGGTTCAGGTCGGGGACCCCTTCGCCGAAAAGCTGCTGATCGAGGCGACGCTGGAGCTGATGGCCTCGGGCGCCGTCGCCGCCATTCAGGACATGGGCGCGGCGGGCTTGACCTCCTCCTCCGTCGAAATGGCGGGCAAGGGCGGCGTCGGCATCGAACTGAACCTCGATAAGGTGCCGCAGCGCGAAACCGGCATGACGGCCTATGAGATGATGCTGTCGGAAAGCCAGGAGCGGATGCTGGCGGTGCTGAAGCCCGGCTATGAAGATGTCGGCTATCGCATCTTCCAGAAGTGGGGCCTGGACTTCGCCATCATCGGCAAGACCACCGACACCGGCCATCTGGTGCTGAAGCATCACGGCGAAACCGTCTGCGACGTGCCCTTGGCGCCGCTGTTCGACGACGCGCCCTTGTACGACCGCCCGTGGGTTCAGCCGGAGCTTCAGCCCAAGCTGAATCACGCCGACATTCCCGCGCCCGAAAATTGGGCCGATGCGGTGATGAAGGTCGTCGCCTGCCCCGACATGGCCTCCAAGCGGTGGATTTGGGAACAATACGACCGCCACGTCATGGCCGACACGCTGCAGGACTCCTCGACCGGCGCCGACGCCGGCGTGGTGCGTGTGCATGGCACGGACAAGGGTCTGGCCGTCACCTCGGACTGCACCCCCCGCTATGTCCAGAACGACCCCTATGAGGGCGGCAAGCAGGCGGTGGCCGAGGCCTGGCGCAACCTGACCGCCGTGGGTTCGCGCCCCATCGCCATCACCGACAATCTGAACTTCGGCAACCCGCAGCGCCCGGAGATCATGGGCCAGATCGTGCGCGCCATCGACGGCATGGCCGAGGCCTGCCGCGAACTGGTCTTCCCGGTCGTGAGCGGAAACGTGTCGCTGTATAACGAGACCAACGGCGTCGCCATTCCGCCGACCCCGACCGTCGGCGCCGTTGGTCTGCTGCCCAACTACGACGTCGTGACCGGCTTCTCGACCATGGCCGAGGGCGATGCGCTGGTTCTGATCGGCGAGACCCAGGGCGAACTGGGCGCGTCCATCTATTTGCGCGAGGTCCTGGGCCGCGAGGACGGCGCCCCGCCGCCCGTCGATCTGAAGCTCGAAAAGAAGACCGGCGACTTCGTGCGCGACTTGATCGAGGCGGGCGAGCTGACGGTGGTTCACGACCTCTCGGACGGCGGCCTGATCGGCGCCGCCGCCGATCTGGCGCTGGCCTCCGACGTCGGGGTCACCCTGGACGCCTCCAGCGCGGCCCACGCCCACATCTTCCTGTTCGGCGAGGACCAGGCCCGCTACCTGGTCGCCGTGCCGGACGCCGACGCCATCATCGCCAAGGCGCGCGAGGCGGGTCTGCACGCTTCGGTCGTCGGTCATGCGGGCGGAACCGCCTTCGCCTCCAAGGGAGAAAAGGGCGAACTGTTCAGCATCCCCCTCGCCCACCTGCGCGAATGGCACGAAGGCTGGATGCCGGGTTGGCTGGGCGACGCCGCATGATCCGCGTTTTGGCGCCGCTCGCGCTGCTGGGCTTGCTGAGCGCCTGCGACGGCGGCGGCGATCCGGTGGAGCAGGCGCTGCGCGACACCTCGGCCGCCCATCAGGCCGCGGCGGCGCGCACGACCGAACAGATGCAGGCCGCCGGTCATGCCGGTCACGCCATGGGCGGCCCTACGCCCGGCGTCACCCCTGGAGATCGGGCCTTCGCCGCCTCCGAGGCCGAGATGCTCCGGAAGATGGCCGCCGCCTCGGGTCAGACGATCGAGCAGGCCTATGTCGCCAAGATGATCGCCCACCACGAAGGCGCTGTCGCCATGGCCAAGGTCGCCCTGCGCGACAGCCGCGACCCCGAAATCCGCCGCATGGCCCAGAGCGTCGTCGACACCCAGACGCGCGAGATCGCCGAGATGAAGGCCTGGGCGCCGACCGCGCAATAGTGCGCTAAAGGTCTTTCGAAGGCTGCACACAGCGCTTAACTGTTGCGCATGGCCGACGGAACGACACCCTTCCGCCCTGCGATACCGCCCCGGCGCGCGGGCAAGCCGCTGTCGCTGCTGCCCTTCCTGTGGATCAGCTGGCGCGATCCGATCCAGATGTGGTCCGAGCGGCATTTCACCGAGCCGCAACTGCATGGGTCCTCGGCCTTTGGCGAAATCCTGGTGGTCAGCCATCCCGAGGGGGTGCGTCATGTCCTGACCGAGAACGCCGCCAACTATGTGAAAGGCGATCTGCAACGTCGTGTGCTGGGGCCGATGCTGGCTGAGGGCCTGCTGCTGACCGAGGGCGAGGTCTGGCGTCGCGCTCGGCGTATCCTCGCGCCGCTGTTCACCCCCGCCAAGATGGCGACCCTGAACGCCCGGATGGCCGAAGTCTGTCATGCGCGCGTGGCCGCCTGGTCGCTGTCGGCGCGCGGGCGGGTGCTGGATATCGACAGCGAGATGTCGGGCCTCACCTTCGACATTCTGTCGGCGACCATGTTCTCGGACGAGCTGGGCGGCGAGGCTCGCGGGTTCGAGCGGGCGTTGAACCAGTTCCTGGCCAATGGCGCGCGCATCGATCCGCTGGACGTGCTGGGCGCGCCGGACTGGGCTCCGCGCCTGGGTCGCCTGGCCAGTTTCCGCTCCGCCCGCTTCTTCGAACAGCGCGTGACCCGGCTGGTCGAGGCCCGCCGCGCCCGGATGGAGAGCGGCGACGCGCCGCCCGACGACCTGCTCAGCGCGCTTCTGTTGGCGAAGGATGAGAACGGCGGTCCCGGCCTGACCGACGAAGAGGTCGCGGCCAACATCCTGACCTTCATCCTGGCGGGACACGAGACCACGGCCCGCGCCCTGGGCTGGACCCTGCATCTCCTGTCGCGCCAGCCCGAGTATCTGGCCCGGCTCCAGGCCGAGGCGGACGCCTTCGACGCCTCCGATACCAAATGGGCCGAGGCCCTGCCCTGGACCCGCGCCGCGCTGGAGGAGACGATGCGCCTGTTTCCGCCCGCTCCGACCATGGCCCGCAAGGCCCTGGCCGACGACGAGATCGGCGGACAGACGATCAAGGCCGGCGCCACCGTCATCATCTCGCCCTGGATTTTGCAACGTCACAAGCTGCTGTGGGACGATCCCGACGCCTTCCGGCCCGAGCGCTTCCTGCCCGAGAACCGCAAGGCCATCGATCGCTACGCCTACATCCCCTTCAGCGCCGGACCCCGCGTCTGCATCGGCGCCGCCTTCGCCCTGCAGGAGGCGATGATCGCGCTCGCCGCCATCCTTCGCGTCGCCGATGTCGAAGCCCTGACCACGGTCGAACCCCGCCCGGTCCACCAGATCACCTTGCGCAGCCGCGACCCCATGCGATTGCGGCTGCGGGCGCGGCGCAAGGGCTGACCGAGCGGCGCCGTCGCTGTTCCGCCACGAACCGTCTTTAGGTCGCGCCGACCTTTCCACTGGAGGCGACCTTTGCGCACCGCCGTCCTGCTCCCTCCGGGATGCCTGTTCTCCGAAGCCCAGCCGAACTCTATGGAGACGGTGGTGCGGACGATGGCGGGCGTCGATCAGGACGGCGAGACTCGCATCTTCTGTTGTCAGGGCGCGGACGACGGCGTGTCGACGGCCGTGGACGCCCTGCCGGCGGGGCGCACCCGCATGCGCACCCTGATCGAGCGGATGCGCGCCTTTCGGCCCGATGTGATCGAACATCATCAACAGGTGAAACAGGCGCTGGCGGTGCAGCAGGCCCTGCCCGACACGTCCCACCTGCTCTATCGCCACAACGCCCTGCGCCTGCCCCGCCACCCCATCGACCGCTGGCGTTATCGGGCGCGCTATGAGCGGCTGGACGGCCTGGTCTTCGTCAGCGTGGCGGAGCGGGACGCCTTCGTGCGCACCTTTCCCGATCTGCACGACCGGGCGTTCGCCGTGCCCAACCCCATCGACGCCGGCGCCTGGCTGGCGTCGCCCGAGGATCGACAGCCGGTCATCGCCTTCGCCGGGCGCGCCATGCCGGAGAAGGGCGTCGATGTGCTGTGCATCGCCCTGCCCGCGGTTCTGGAAGCCCACCCCGACTGGCGCGCCGTGCTGATGCTGAACGACTGGGACGACCACGAGCGCTGGGCGGCCCGGCATGTCGCGCCGTTGGCGAGGTATGGCGACCGGGTGGAGGTGCTGAAGTCCGCGCCCTTGGGCGAAGTGCGGCGACGAATGCAGACGGCGGCCATCGCCCTGACGCCGTCCGTCTGGGACGAGCCGTTCGGCCTGACGGCGATCGAGGCCCACGCGGCAGGCGCAGCCCTGATCTCGTCCGGCCGCGGCGGCCTGCGCGAAGCCAGCGGGCCGCACGCCCTCTATGTCGATGCGGTGACGCCGAAGACATTGGCGGCGGCGATGGATCGGCTGATCTCGTCGCCCGAGGAGCGGCTGGCTCTGGCGCGATCCGCCCAGGCCTATGTGCTGGCGAACCATACGCCCGAGCGCCGCGCGGCCGAGCTGAAGGCCGTCCGTCAGACCGTGATCGACCGTCGCCGGGCGCGTCAGACGACCGGGATCGTCTGAGACAACCGCCCGCCGACCCGGATCGGCTCGACCCGCACGGCCAGACCCGTCCGGTCGTCCGTCTCGACGAAGACCCCGCATACCGTCGCCGGGCCGGAGGCCGGCATGTAGCGGCCGCCGGAAATCCGGGTGGTGAAGCGGCGAAGCGGCTCTTCCTTTTCGTTGCCGATCACACTGTCGTAGTCGCAGCAACCCCCGGCATCGGTCTGATAGGCCGTGCCGCCCGGCAGGATCTGGCAGTCGGCGGTGGGCACATGGGTGTGGGTCCCGACGACCAAGCTGGCGCGCCCGTCGCAGAAATGGCCCATGGCCATCTTCTCGGACGTGACCTCGGCGTGCATGTCCACGATCACGGCGTCCGCCACCGCGCCCAGCGGCGCTGCGGCCAGTTCGCGCTCCACCGCCCCGAACGGATCGTCCATCGGGTCCATGTGCACCCGGCCTAGCACATTCATGACCAGGACGGTGCGCCCCGAATGGGTCTCGAACAGATTGGCCCCGGCGCCCGGCGCATCCATCAGGCGCGGATAGTTGGCCGGCCGGATCAGGCGCGGCTCGCGCACGATATAGGTCAGGGCCTCACGCTGGTCCCAGCTGTGGTTGCCCAGCGTCAGGCAGTCGGCGCCCGCCATGAACAGCTCGCCCGCCGTGTTCTCGGTGATGCCGAATCCGCCAGCGGCGTTCTCCGCATTCACGACCACGAAGTCGAGCTTCAGGTCCCGCTTCAGGCCCGGAAGATGATCGCTGATGCCGTCACGACCGGACTTGCCGATGACGTCGCCGAAAAATGCCAGTCTCATACGAAAAGTCTCATTCGAAAGCCGTATAGCCGGTCTCGGTCAGAACGCCATGCAGTCGAATGTCGTGAGGCTCCAACGCCAGCGGTTCGACCCTTTGGCCGGCATAGGCGAAACCGATGCGGATGGCGTCGGGTCGCGCGGCGAAGGTCCGGTCATAATAGCCGCCGCCCTGCCCCAGGCGTCCGCCCTGATCGTCAAAGGCCAGCAGCGGCGTCAGGATCAGGTCCGGCAGGACGACCTCGGCCAACGGCAGCGGCGCGGGGCATCCGGCGGCGTCCAGTTCCAGCGGCTCGCCGGGCGACCAGGCGCGGAACGCCATCGGCGCGTCGCGCTGGACCACGACCGGCAGGCACAGCCGCCGGCCTGCCGCTTCCAGCGCCGCGGCCAGGGCGTCGGTGTCCAGCTCCGACCCCATGGCGCGATAGAGCGCGACGACCTGGGCGGTGGGAAGCGCATCGGCATGGTCCGCCGCCCGGCTGGCGGCCAGCGGATCGGCCTGGGCCAGACGCTTGCGCAAGGCGCGGGCGGCCGATCGAAGTTCGTGCTTGTCCTGGATCATCGAACCGCCCCTACGAACGCGTGCTGATGCAGCGAGCCGCCGCGCGGCGAGCGATAGCACATCACAGGGAGAGGGTGGCGGCGCCGCGCGAACCGTGAAGAACGTTTAAATCCTCTCGACCTGGGTAGCCAGGTGGGCTCCGTATGCCCAAGCCCTCGAGCCCGGACAGGGACAGATCCCGTAGAGTGAATTAAGGTCAGAAGGATATGTTGTCTTCGACGTGAGCCGCAGCATGACCCGCCGTCAATCAAGATAGGCCTTCGCCGGCCCCGACGCCAGCATCCGCAGACGAATAATCGACTAGAGGTTTTGGGCGATCTTTTCGATCCGCGCGGCGACGGCGTTCAACGCCTCGGCGACCCCGTCCGTCGAAGCCGCCGCTGGGGCGGCCGCTGACGAAGGTCCCGCCTTGCCGGCGTTCAGCCTCGCCTCATGCAGTTCGTCGGCCAGGATCAGCGCCGACATCAGAAACAGCCTCAGATCGCCGACATGGCCCACGTCGCCTGCGACCTGGCGCACCTGGTT
This genomic interval carries:
- a CDS encoding 5-formyltetrahydrofolate cyclo-ligase, with product MIQDKHELRSAARALRKRLAQADPLAASRAADHADALPTAQVVALYRAMGSELDTDALAAALEAAGRRLCLPVVVQRDAPMAFRAWSPGEPLELDAAGCPAPLPLAEVVLPDLILTPLLAFDDQGGRLGQGGGYYDRTFAARPDAIRIGFAYAGQRVEPLALEPHDIRLHGVLTETGYTAFE
- a CDS encoding cytochrome P450, which codes for MADGTTPFRPAIPPRRAGKPLSLLPFLWISWRDPIQMWSERHFTEPQLHGSSAFGEILVVSHPEGVRHVLTENAANYVKGDLQRRVLGPMLAEGLLLTEGEVWRRARRILAPLFTPAKMATLNARMAEVCHARVAAWSLSARGRVLDIDSEMSGLTFDILSATMFSDELGGEARGFERALNQFLANGARIDPLDVLGAPDWAPRLGRLASFRSARFFEQRVTRLVEARRARMESGDAPPDDLLSALLLAKDENGGPGLTDEEVAANILTFILAGHETTARALGWTLHLLSRQPEYLARLQAEADAFDASDTKWAEALPWTRAALEETMRLFPPAPTMARKALADDEIGGQTIKAGATVIISPWILQRHKLLWDDPDAFRPERFLPENRKAIDRYAYIPFSAGPRVCIGAAFALQEAMIALAAILRVADVEALTTVEPRPVHQITLRSRDPMRLRLRARRKG
- the purL gene encoding phosphoribosylformylglycinamidine synthase subunit PurL, translating into MSAPEKTPQKSMAELAAEYGLAPNEYQVVLDRLGREPNHVELGVFSVMWSEHCSYKSSKIHLGKFPTTGERVICGPGENAGVIDIDDGDACIFKMESHNHPSYIEPYQGAATGVGGIMRDVFTMGARPVALLNALRFGDPSHEKTKRLVKGVVSGIGGYGNCVGVPTVAGETNFHKGYNGNILVNAMCVGLARADEIYYSAAPEAGHDVVYFGSKTGRDGIHGATMSSTEFDDESEAKRPTVQVGDPFAEKLLIEATLELMASGAVAAIQDMGAAGLTSSSVEMAGKGGVGIELNLDKVPQRETGMTAYEMMLSESQERMLAVLKPGYEDVGYRIFQKWGLDFAIIGKTTDTGHLVLKHHGETVCDVPLAPLFDDAPLYDRPWVQPELQPKLNHADIPAPENWADAVMKVVACPDMASKRWIWEQYDRHVMADTLQDSSTGADAGVVRVHGTDKGLAVTSDCTPRYVQNDPYEGGKQAVAEAWRNLTAVGSRPIAITDNLNFGNPQRPEIMGQIVRAIDGMAEACRELVFPVVSGNVSLYNETNGVAIPPTPTVGAVGLLPNYDVVTGFSTMAEGDALVLIGETQGELGASIYLREVLGREDGAPPPVDLKLEKKTGDFVRDLIEAGELTVVHDLSDGGLIGAAADLALASDVGVTLDASSAAHAHIFLFGEDQARYLVAVPDADAIIAKAREAGLHASVVGHAGGTAFASKGEKGELFSIPLAHLREWHEGWMPGWLGDAA
- a CDS encoding DUF305 domain-containing protein, with protein sequence MIRVLAPLALLGLLSACDGGGDPVEQALRDTSAAHQAAAARTTEQMQAAGHAGHAMGGPTPGVTPGDRAFAASEAEMLRKMAAASGQTIEQAYVAKMIAHHEGAVAMAKVALRDSRDPEIRRMAQSVVDTQTREIAEMKAWAPTAQ
- a CDS encoding cell division protein ZapA; its protein translation is MATVTVEVNGRPYAVGCADGQEERVRILAKQFDNQVRQVAGDVGHVGDLRLFLMSALILADELHEARLNAGKAGPSSAAAPAAASTDGVAEALNAVAARIEKIAQNL
- a CDS encoding TIGR00282 family metallophosphoesterase, producing the protein MRLAFFGDVIGKSGRDGISDHLPGLKRDLKLDFVVVNAENAAGGFGITENTAGELFMAGADCLTLGNHSWDQREALTYIVREPRLIRPANYPRLMDAPGAGANLFETHSGRTVLVMNVLGRVHMDPMDDPFGAVERELAAAPLGAVADAVIVDMHAEVTSEKMAMGHFCDGRASLVVGTHTHVPTADCQILPGGTAYQTDAGGCCDYDSVIGNEKEEPLRRFTTRISGGRYMPASGPATVCGVFVETDDRTGLAVRVEPIRVGGRLSQTIPVV
- a CDS encoding glycosyltransferase family 4 protein; translation: MRTAVLLPPGCLFSEAQPNSMETVVRTMAGVDQDGETRIFCCQGADDGVSTAVDALPAGRTRMRTLIERMRAFRPDVIEHHQQVKQALAVQQALPDTSHLLYRHNALRLPRHPIDRWRYRARYERLDGLVFVSVAERDAFVRTFPDLHDRAFAVPNPIDAGAWLASPEDRQPVIAFAGRAMPEKGVDVLCIALPAVLEAHPDWRAVLMLNDWDDHERWAARHVAPLARYGDRVEVLKSAPLGEVRRRMQTAAIALTPSVWDEPFGLTAIEAHAAGAALISSGRGGLREASGPHALYVDAVTPKTLAAAMDRLISSPEERLALARSAQAYVLANHTPERRAAELKAVRQTVIDRRRARQTTGIV
- a CDS encoding Tat pathway signal protein, producing MSKPHTDRIVPASGQQMDRSNDPETTAEMDAAAPEAALTSRRQGLTGSAVGVGSVGFDETGAFDVGADDHAPQDDAVTDKP